The genomic window TTTTTACTGTTAAAtttatacaaatgtaaaatatatatgtatttgtgtgtatattatataaacagacacacacagactatATATGGTGTCATCTGGTGTTGTTGCCATTTCCTCTCCAAATTACTATTAATGATCCTAAAAATAGTGCTACATAAAATAAGTAAGAACTGACCAAGTTTTGTATAATTACTTTGAGAAAACTCATCACCAACCCTAAAATAAGAAAGACTGAACCAATGAGAACACAATCACATGGAAAAACCAGTGTAGTAACAATTAGGATCTTTACAGCCTGTAGCGTTTcgttttttaaatagaaatatgcCATTGTAAATCCTAATGTTAGCAGAATTATTGTCATCTTCACATCAAGCAGAGCAAACACAGTCACAAACCCCATTGAGAGTGTCGCCCCAATGATACAACACAGAAATGACCCGAGTGTAATGACTGGAGATTCATGATCAATATTCTTATTGCAAAATGAAGAGAACACAAAAGCCCCGACTGTGACTCCAGGAGCCACGTGACACGCTATGAGCACATCTGACCACGACCTGACGCTGATAATTGTCCCAAAGACCAGAGATGAACCCTGAAGAAATGGTAGACACATAATTGTTGCGCAAAGACGTATTagataaatgaaaatatgtatTATGGATTCTCCTATGATATCTCTGATGTTACCGCTGCTAAAATTAAAATCTTTGATTACTCTGTGATCTATTGTAAATATAGTTGCTAGTGATGATACCAAGGCCAAATTTAGCGGTACAGCAACATCTGGACTCAGAACATGTCTTAGATAGACCATAAACAATACAATTACAGCAAATTTTACCCCCAAAATCAAgattttgtcattttctttAGTGTAAATAACAAGTACGGAAAGT from Chanodichthys erythropterus isolate Z2021 chromosome 24, ASM2448905v1, whole genome shotgun sequence includes these protein-coding regions:
- the LOC137015081 gene encoding uncharacterized protein isoform X2, producing the protein MKFTKTKPNWNLILILVLHMTSSEASHDDVRILIVGIRGDSRFSAADILSGRTDGGQEDREIVKTPVITDEGRRMMLVTGPNLCEEDTARQSFTTALFLSSPGPHAVLMVLNLEDEESEQCDVVKRAQELLGAEVLQYCIVLLHQERFTGASRGIAGEMIHACGGRFHIIRDSKPDQTAALVAEIDKLVWLNGDGFYSVLTQELKTEEMSEDVHEENQLLSVIYDASGGAAGIVGWILLISLSVLVIYTKENDKILILGVKFAVIVLFMVYLRHVLSPDVAVPLNLALVSSLATIFTIDHRVIKDFNFSSGNIRDIIGESIIHIFIYLIRLCATIMCLPFLQGSSLVFGTIISVRSWSDVLIACHVAPGVTVGAFVFSSFCNKNIDHESPVITLGSFLCCIIGATLSMGFVTVFALLDVKMTIILLTLGFTMAYFYLKNETLQAVKILIVTTLVFPCDCVLIGSVFLILGLVMSFLKVIIQNLVSSYLFYVALFLGSLIVIWRGNGNNTR